From Fusarium fujikuroi IMI 58289 draft genome, chromosome FFUJ_chr07, a single genomic window includes:
- a CDS encoding related to light induced alcohol dehydrogenase Bli-4: MSIASSLYGISGVIYSNLFINLPYPETKDDLSDKIMIVTGSNTGLGFEASQHLLRLGVGKLIMAVRSLDKGETARKELLQLTKRAPESIEVWHLDMASYESVKSFSARAIAELPTIDVVLANAGLATSDKFSMAEDNERTMTVNVISTFLLFFLLLPKLQKSSYPGKFVIPNSATHYWAPIKELIPDEMAGKIFSRLNDPEKSIMGSRYYVSKLIVLYITREIASRLRATEKSSVIINAPNPSYCKSGLMREKQDVAPPDFLARSTEMGSRALVSGVLAGEESNGQYMNNCQVRGPACHVTNKTGTKIQSALYGELLEKLDILAPGVSKNI, translated from the exons ATGTCAATCGCCTCAAGTCTCTACGGTATCAGCGGTGTCATCTACTccaacctcttcatcaaccttCCATACCCCGAAACAAAAGATGACCTATCCGACAAAATCATGATAGTCACCGGCTCCAATACTGGTCTTGGCTTCGAAGCGAGTCAACATCTTCTCCGTCTTGGAGTCGGTAAACTCATCATGGCAGTTCGTAGTCTTGACAAGGGCGAAACGGCACGAAAGGAGCTGCTCCAGTTGACGAAGCGAGCTCCAGAGTCGATTGAGGTTTGGCATCTTGATATGGCGAGCTATGAATCTGTCAAGTCGTTTTCTGCTCGTGCTATCGCTGAGTTGCCTACCATCGATGTCGTTCTCGCCAATGCGGGTCTTGCAACGTCCGACAAGTTCTCGATGGCCGAGGATAATGAGAGAACAATGACGGTCAACGTCATATCTACTtttctcttgttctttctCCTGCTGCCTAAGCTTCAGAAGTCTTCATACCCTGGCAAATTCGTCATTCCCAACTCTGCAACTCATTATTGGGCTCCCATCAAGGAGCTGATACCCGATGAGATGGCGGGAAAAATCTTCTCACGACTCAACGACCCCGAAAAGTCCATCATGGGATCTCGATACTACGTCAGCAAGCTTATCGTGCTTTATATCACTCGTGAGATCGCATCTCGCCTCAGAGCCACCGAGAAGTCAagtgtcatcatcaacgcgCCAAATCCAAGCTACTGCAAATCAGGTCTTATGCGAGAGAAGCAAGACGTTGCGCCGCCAGACTTCCTGGCTCGGTCAACAGAAATGGGAAGTCGTGCGCTTGTTTCTGGAGTCTTGGCTGGTGAAGAAAGCAATGGGCAGTACATGAATAACTGTCAAGTTCGCGG CCCAGCTTGCCATGTCACGAACAAGACTGGTACGAAGATCCAGAGTGCGCTCTATGGGGAGCTTTTAGAGAAGCTGGATATCCTTGCCCCAGGAGTGTCCAAGAACATTTAG
- a CDS encoding RGT2-like protein: protein MGVFTKFRFFNRRLALSCVLIAVSTFNYGFDNQAFATTQAMDAFDKQFGVWNEKTGTYVLEPSWLSLFNSLNYIGFAAGVLIGTWISSRWGRRWCMFIMSVYALGTATIAVTSFHREQIMAARILNYVYVGMELGVVPTFQSEIVPAQARGFMVGSYQLSLAVGGLVINSICFGTSSLPDNRAWRIPLGMFYIVPSIVVAGIWLVPESPRWLLRKNRVEEARKSLQQIREGAFTDEEIDAEFTELKVSLEQETEQGKFVELVRGINLKRTLIVMAVNFYQQAGGQAFVSQYGTIYVKSLGTINPFGFSLITSAISIVSITCILLWTDIVGRRVLMMASSVTMFAAMMTMGGLGIVSPVDDSRKKGVISMMAVFASGFGMGWAPLVYVVTTELSALRLRDLTSRVGFTTNVIMNFTVNFSIPYLIYDKYAGLNSKVGFIFGGIMATALVFVYFCVPECKGKTLEQVDFLFNQGVPIRQFGKVDAAEMMRATQEEDGLGKVHSDGKNNTVTAEERV, encoded by the exons atgggCGTCTTTACAAAGTTCCGCTTCTTCAATCGAAGACTCGCGCTGTCATGCGTGCTCATCGCCGTGTCGACGTTCAATTATGGCTTCGACAACCAAGCTTTTGCAACGACGCAGGCGATGGACGCGTTTGATAAGCAGTTTGGCGTTTGGAATGAGAAGACGGGGACGTATGTTCTTGAACCGTCGTGGCTTTCGCTGTTTAACAGCTTGAACTATATTGGTTTTGCTGCTG GTGTTTTGATTGGAACTTGGATCTCTTCGCGGTGGGGTCGACGATGGTGCATGTTTATCATGAGCGTATATGCTCTTGGTACAGCGACTATCGCTGTCACGTCCTTCCATCGTGAGCAGATCATGGCAGCTCGAATTCTCAACTATGTCTACGTCGGCATggagcttggtgttgttcCAACCTTTCAGTCCGAGATCG TGCCCGCCCAAGCTCGTGGCTTCATGGTCGGATCCTACCAACTCAGCCTTGCAGTCGGCGGTCTCGTCATCAACAGTATCTGCTTCGGGACAAGCTCCCTCCCTGACAACCGCGCCTGGCGAATCCCTCTCGGCATGTTCTACATCGTGCCTAGTATTGTCGTAGCAGGCATCTGGCTTGTTCCTGAGTCGCCGCGATGGCTGCTGCGAAAGAATAGAGTTGAAGAGGCGCGAAAGAGTCTCCAGCAGATCCGCGAAGGGGCTTTTACAGACGAAGAGATCGACGCTGAGTTCACGGAGCTGAAGGTCTCTTTGGAGCAGGAGACTGAGCAGGGAAAGTTCGTTGAGCTTGTGAGGGGTATTAACCTCAAGCGAACTCTTATCGTTATGGCTGTCAACTTCTACCAGCAGGCTGGTGGTCAGGCCTTCGTGTCGCAGTATGGCACCATCTACGTCAAATCGCTTGGTACCATCAACCCATTTGGCTTTAGTCTGATCACATCCGCCATCAGCATCGTTTCAATTACCTGCATCCTTCTTTGGACGGATATTGTTGGTAGACG TGTCCTCATGATGGCCTCGTCCGTCACCATGTTTGCtgccatgatgacgatgggcGGTCTTGGTATCGTATCTCCCGTCGATGATTCGAGAAAGAAGGGCGTGATCAGTATGATGGCTGTGTTTGCTTCTGGCTTCGGAATGGGTTGGGCACCTCTGGTCTACGTCGTCACCACTGAGCTATCAGCTCTTCGGCTCCGTGATCTCACATCACGAGTTGGCTTCACCACCAATGTCATCATGAA CTTCACCGTCAACTTCAGTATCCCATATCTCATCTACGACAAGTACGCCGGCTTGAACAGTAAAGTCGGCTTTATCTTTGGAGGCATCATGGCTACTGCTCTTGTGTTTGTCTACTTCTGTGTCCCTGAGTGCAAGGGCAAGACGCTGGAGCAGGTTGACTTCTTGTTTAACCAGGGTGTTCCGATCCGACAGTTTGGCAAGGTCGATGCAGCGGAGATGATGCGCGCTAcacaggaggaggatggctTGGGTAAGGTGCACTCTGATGGCAAGAATAATACAGTGACCGCTGAAGAGCGAGTCTAA
- a CDS encoding related to polyamine oxidase precursor, whose translation MKQSPAQLLTVLTAFFTAAEAATLPPRDKGTCKKTKVAILGAGVAGIAAAQNLTQAKITDFLIVEHNDYIGGRLRSQQFGRNAKTGKPYTIELGANWVEGIGSLETHENPIWKLAQKHGLKTTYADYDALKTFDHEGAKNWTDKIAELDEAFENASGESGEILLDNLQDLSARAGLRTGGWRPDKNDMYAQAADWWGWDFEAAWTPDESGLVFGVAGDNATFGYFSDISNLVIDQRGYNYFLKQEAKTFLKENDPRLLLKTTVEGIEYNKKGVKVTTKDGGCIEASYAICTFSLGVLQKDVVEFKPKLPHWKQSAIDQFAMGTYTKIFMQFNESFWDTDAQYQLYADPIERGRYPLFQPLNGKGFLEGSNIIFATVTGEQAYQVERQTDEETEAQVVEVLQSMYPDKKVHKPTAFTYPRWSTEPWAYGSYSNWPVGMTLEKHQNIRANVQRLWFAGEACSTEFFGFVHGGYTEGREIGHRIGKIINGEAGDDEFDMERYEVLHGTTHKDEYNDENGWLFPYDVDGDN comes from the exons ATGAAGCAATCACCAGCACAGCTTCTCACTGTCCTTACAGCTTTCTTTACCGCCGCCGAGGCAGCCACCCTCCCGCCTCGAGATAAAGGCACCTGCAAAAAGACCAAGGTTGCAATTCTCGGAGCTGGTGTCGCCGGTATCGCTGCAGCCCAGAACCTGACCCAAGCCAAAATCACCGACTTCCTTATCGTCGAGCATAATGACTATATCGGAGGTCGCCTGCGAAGTCAGCAATTTGGCCGAAATGCCAAAACTGGCAAGCCATACACCATCGAGCTAGGAGCCAATTGGGTCGAAGGCATCGGATCGCTCGAGACGCACGAGAACCCCATCTGGAAATTGGCGCAGAAGCACGGTTTGAAAACAACTTATGCCGACTACGATGCCCTCAAGACGTTTGACCACGAGGGCGCCAAGAACTGGACCGACAAAATCGCCGAGCTGGATGAAGCTTTTGAGAATGCGTCGGGCGAGTCCGGTGAAATCTTGCTGGATAACCTACAGGACTTGTCTGCTCGAGCTGGTCTCCGTACTGGAGGCTGGAGACCAGATAAGAACGATATGTATGCCCAGGCAGCAGATTGGTGGGGATGGGACTTTGAAGCTGCCTGGACGCCTGATGAGAGCGGTCTTGTTTTTGGCGTCGCTGGAGACAACGCCACCTTTGGTTATTTCAGCGATATCAGTAACCTAGTTATTGACCAGCGCGGTTATAACTATTTCCTTAAGCAGGAAGCTAAAACTTTCCTGAAGGAGAACGACCCACGACTCCTCCTCAAGACTACGGTTGAGGGTATCGAGTATAACAAGAAGGGTGTCAAGGTTACAACCAAGGATGGCGGCTGCATTGAAGCTAGCTATGCTATCTGTACTTTTTCCCTTGGTGTATTGCAGAAGGACGTTGTCGAGTTTAAACCCAAGTTGCCTCATTGGAAGCAGAGCGCAATCGACCAATTCGCGATGGGTACATATACCAAGATCTTCATGCAATTCAATGAGTCATTCTGGGATACCGATGCTCAGTATCAGCTCTATGCCGACCCGATTGAGCGTGGACGTTATCCTCTGTTTCAACCGCTCAATGGCAAAGGATTCCTCGAAGGATCTAACATCATCTTCGCGACGGTCACTGGCGAACAGGCTTACCAAGTCGAGAGGCAAACAGACGAGGAGACTGAGGCACAAGTCGTCGAGGTCTTGCAGTCCATGTACCCTGATAAGAAGGTCCACAAGCCTACAGCATTCACTTACCCTCGCTGGAGCACCGAACC CTGGGCGTATGGGTCGTATAGCAACTGGCCTGTAGGCATGACTCTCGAGAAGCACCAAAATATACGTGCTAATGTCCAACGCCTCTGGTTTGCCGGCGAGGCTTGTTCGACTGAATTCTTTGGTTTTGTCCATGGTGGCTATACCGAGGGTCGTGAGATTGGACATAGAATCGGAAAGATTATTAATGGAGAGGCTGGCGACGATGAATTTGACATGGAGAGGTATGAAGTTCTGCACGGAACCACTCACAAGGACGAGTATAACGATGAGAACGGATGGTTGTTTCCCTACGATGTTGACGGCGACAACTGA
- a CDS encoding related to integral membrane protein PTH11 yields MSSLDAEMWAWYALTLIVVIARMASRRMLLGSFKRMLADDYLMAVTMVTYTALLAIVSVLTRTPTNLINPDDHIVLTPEDIKLREYGSKLVLVTEHMQMITLWGVKGCLLFMYGRLTMSLKQNFLVKLVAGYVVVGFVVMQILWFAAWCRPFNHYWQVPPDDLNCSAETNHMITNAVVNISSDIMIILLPMPVFLQSQLPLKRKIILCGVFALGIFTILAATMSKIYSLGDPFGTEWSYWYIREVSTAVIAANLPLTWTLLQRVFRLGSFHAKYGKSSNQRTGEGTSRFRSAYGNLSSMDRRPKKTTFVEPGMSFSESQEEINGKDIPLKIYQKNEVIVNVTTEEASSDKRSPSPPGHTGLERINLREANAHGGSENGDKLANEMELGVVTKVYHGV; encoded by the exons ATGTCGTCCCTCGACGCTGAGATGTGGGCGTGGTACGCCTTGACGCTGATCGTGGTGATTGCGCGAAT GGCATCACGTCGTATGTTGCTCGGATCATTCAAGCGTATGTTGGCAGATGATTACCTCATGGCCGTGACAATG GTCACGTATACTGCGCTTTTGGCAATTGTCAGCGTCCTCACACGAACCCccaccaacctcatcaaccccGACGACCACATCGTGCTCACGCCTGAAGACATCAAACTCCGAGAATATGGGTCGAAACTGGTACTCGTCACGGAACATATGCAGATGATCACCCTCTGGGGCGTCAAGGGCTGTCTGCTGTTCATGTACGGCCGACTTAC AATGAGTTTAAAGCAAAACTTTTTGGTCAAGTTGGTAGCAGGATATGTCGTCGTTGGATTCGTTGTTATGCAGATCTTGTGGTTTGCTGCTTGGTGCCGGCCTTTCAATCACTACTGGCAGGTTCCTCCCGATGATT TGAATTGTTCGGCTGAGACCAATCATATGATCACCAACGCCGTCGTCAACATCTCTTCTGACATCATgatcatccttcttcctaTGCCTGTCTTTCTACAATCCCAACTGCCCCTGAAGCGAAAGATTATCCTCTGCGGTGTCTTTGCCCTTGGAATCTTTACC ATCCTCGCAGCAACGATGAGCAAAATCTACAGTCTCGGCGACCCCTTTGGCACAGAATGGTCCTACTGGTACATCCGTGAAGTCTCAACCGCCGTCATCGCCGCCAACCTCCCTCTCACATGGACCCTACTCCAACGCGTCTTCCGCCTCGGTTCATTCCACGCCAAGTACGGCAAATCCTCCAACCAGCGCACTGGCGAAGGAACATCTCGATTTAGATCAGCATACGGAAACCTCAGCAGTATGGATCGACGACCCAAAAAGACGACTTTTGTTGAGCCTGGGATGAGCTTCTCGGAGAGTCAGGAGGAGATTAACGGAAAGGATATTCCGTTGAAGATTTATCAGAAGAATGAGGTTATTGTTAACGTCACTACTGAAGAGGCGTCGTCTGATAAACGATCACCGTCACCGCCTGGTCATACTGGGCTGGAAAGGATTAATTTGCGGGAGGCGAATGCGCATGGCGGTAGTGAGAATGGCGATAAGTTAGCGAATGAGATggagcttggtgttgttaCTAAGGTCTATCATGGAGTATAA
- a CDS encoding related to nitrate assimilation regulatory protein nirA, which translates to MEVQTSPASTSQSHYGSVPSQASPMDMPASVTGGTQRVFELENRDTIRQYLDTYFDKSDIADCVFLHRATTIAEWSQGKLEKTLLKAICASALRFAPTYHSETSPAHNWIKQVQHELVNHMGDISVPKLQALMLVIKFLFSMRFTGDVWVLLSIASRVAFTKRLNYERPAIDPVKQECLRRLMWSIYVVDKVFSGGIEDLTVCPTQRMHIRLPSSHHNFQLGSRSKAPFLRSKNENDTDLNVLAYLMRLYDIRDRVLRYTRQVILGGASPYLSRGQLRSLDLELTSFEESLPDELQLTDNRLMIMCHSEEARTYTTLHTFLFSSRCDLHRFLIPGIREAVSPEAFGQTPREYIDYCQQQCLQTALRYIDMWSKVRQMETSSRVGTPTFAVVTYQFVKMVDHLAALLPLHGESSLPVIKQKFMDILLIVSGSRAEVGWIGSCVTDIENLIPRLGTRHISPGSPSASPGTIRLQEKLHRRSKHAFAPDDEEEEDPAIRPPESNTGEEIPETSLESAAFENPEGQDIWSFPVQGDEQGLTGSTGDGSLGSFSSMGYPLINYDSINSTDMVFGDQELGFPLDPFDLQMNAYTDANAPQY; encoded by the exons ATGGAGGTACAGACTTCGCCGGCGAGTACTTCCCAGTCTCACTATGGATCAGTACCCAGTCAAGCATCACCAATGGACATGCCTGCCAGTGTGACCGGTGGTACACAGCG GgtctttgagcttgagaatcGAGATACCATTCGCCAATATCTGGACACATACTTTGACAAGTCCGACATCGCCGACTGTGTCTTTCTTCATCGAGCTACAACAATCGCAGAATGGAGTCAGGGAAAGCTTGAAAAGACTTTACTCAAAGCCATCTGCGCTTCAGCACTGCGATTTGCACCAACATATCACTCGGAGACCTCACCAGCGCATAATTGGATAAAGCAAGTTCAGCATGAGCTGGTCAATCATATGGGTGACATTTCAGTACCTAAACTACAAGCTCTCATGCTTGTAATTAagttcctcttctccatgcgTTTCACTGGCGATGTCTGGGTCCTTCTCTCAATTGCGTCAAGAGTTGCATTCACCAAGAGGCTCAACTACGAACGCCCAGCTATCGATCCAGTCAAACAAGAATGTCTTCGGCGATTGATGTGGTCTATCTACGTTGTTGACAAAGTTTTCTCTGGTGGCATCGAAGATCTCACTGTTTGTCCTACGCAAAGAATGCATATTCGCTTACCGAGCAGTCATCATAACTTCCAACTTggctcaagatcaaaagcGCCGTTTTTACGGAGTAAGAATGAGAATGATACAGATTTAAATGTCCTGGCGTACTTGATGCGGCTGTATGACATTCGAGATAGAGTCCTGAG ATACACCAGACAGGTCATCCTCGGTGGGGCGAGTCCATATCTCAGCAGGGGCCAGTTACGCTCACTAGACCTCGAGCTGACATCTTTTGAAGAGTCATTGCCAGATGAACTACAACTCACTGACAACAGACTTATGATAATGTGTCACTCCGAAGAAGCACGTACATATACAACCCTCCATACATTTCTGTTCAGTTCTCGATGCGACCTTCACCGGTTTCTTATTCCTGGCATCCGAGAAGCTGTGTCGCCAGAAGCATTCGGCCAAACGCCACGAGAATACATCGACTACTGCCAGCAACAGTGTTTACAGACTGCACTGAGGTACATTGACATGTGGTCTAAGGTTCGGCAGATGGAGACTAGTAGTCGTGTCGGGACACCAACATTTGCAGTAGTGACGTACCAATTCGTCAAGATGGTAGATCATCTGGCTGCTCTGCTTCCATTACATGGGGAGTCATCTTTACCGGTGATCAAGCAGAAGTTTATGGATATTCTACTCATTGTTTCGGGTAGTCGTGCTGAAGTTGGTTGGATTGGCTCATGT GTCACCGATATCGAAAACCTTATACCACGATTAGGTACTAGACACATATCTCCTGGCTCGCC AAGTGCATCACCAGGGACAATCCGTTTACAGGAGAAGCTGCATCGTCGTTCTAAGCATGCCTTTGCGccagacgatgaagaagaggaagatccCGCTATCCGACCACCAGAGTCCAATACTGGCGAAGAGATACCAGAGACGTCTCTCGAGTCTGCAGCATTTGAGAACCCTGAAGGGCAAGATATCTGGTCTTTCCCAGTCCAAGGCGATGAACAAGGTTTGACTGGGTCAACCGGGGACGGGTCTCTTGGTTCATTCTCATCTATGGGGTATCCTCTTATCAACTATGACTCTATCAATTCGACTGACATGGTGTTCGGAGACCAAGAGCTCGGTTTCCCGTTGGATCCCTTTGATCTGCAGATGAACGCTTATACTGATGCCAATGCACCTCAATATTGA
- a CDS encoding probable choline-sulfatase — MSQSHRLLPKPLPLQVDSKNGGERPNYIIFMPDQLRYDSLGCTTGPDSEIKTPNIDAFAARGSLFTNCFTQASVCSQSRCSMFTGTYPHVSGHRSLENLIKPWEPNIFRSLKESGYHVACLAPRGDTFAPTVTELSLSEYGFLETPEFTPKFAGGGREVDESIWGRLFYRGLRDADKALDYDEAVVRSALTWLDCPPTDKPWVLFMPLIFPHCPFQVEEPYFSMYDRSKVSSVEATVDKKTGYEPRYMKSIREKYGTHRATDEIWREIKATYYGMITRLDDQFGRVLEKVDELGIWKDTITMFFTDHGEYLGDHGLIEKWPSGLSETLVHEPLIIGGAGLPEGKKIDAMTEMVDLVPTMLETSGIGESFAHNGLSWIPLLCGDATTHKQYSFSEGGFLTSEEPILEQAPYPYDLKAGLQHEDTTLVGKAISLRDETWTYVYRLYEPAELYHRHNDPHELHNLAHDPEYKELADKYEKATLKWLLEGADVMPWTKDPRFPEVKLKSPKEQMEERLKQVKSD; from the coding sequence ATGTCGCAATcgcatcgtcttcttcccaAACCACTGCCTTTGCAGGTTGATTCTAAAAATGGAGGAGAGAGGCCGAATTATATCATTTTTATGCCTGATCAGTTGAGATATGACTCTCTCGGCTGTACAACTGGTCCCGATTCTGAGATCAAGACTCCGAATATCGATGCATTCGCTGCAAGGGGAAGTCTTTTCACCAATTGCTTTACACAAGCTTCTGTGTGTTCTCAATCGAGATGCAGTATGTTTACTGGAACATACCCGCACGTTAGCGGCCATCGAAGccttgagaacctcatcaagcCATGGGAACCCAATATATTTCGGAGTCTGAAGGAGTCGGGGTATCATGTTGCGTGTCTTGCACCGAGAGGCGACACTTTTGCACCAACTGTCACGGAGCTGAGTCTCAGCGAATACGGGTTCTTGGAGACACCGGAGTTTACGCCAAAGTTTGCTGGTGGTGGacgagaggttgatgagagtaTCTGGGGGCGCTTGTTCTATCGTGGATTGAGAGACGCGGATAAGGCGCTGGACTATGACGAAGCTGTTGTGAGATCCGCTTTGACATGGTTGGATTGTCCACCTACGGATAAACCATGGGTTCTGTTTATGCCTCTCATCTTTCCGCACTGCCCATTCCAAGTTGAGGAGCCGTACTTTTCGATGTATGATCGCTCTAAAGTCTCCAGTGTTGAGGCGACggttgacaagaagacgGGGTATGAACCGCGGTACATGAAGTCAATTCGAGAGAAGTACGGCACCCATCGAGCGACGGATGAGATTTGGAGGGAGATCAAAGCAACCTACTATGGAATGATCACACGACTAGATGATCAGTTTGGAAGAGTTCTCGAGAAAGTCGATGAGCTTGGTATCTGGAAGGATACTATTACCATGTTCTTCACTGACCATGGAGAATATCTTGGTGACCATGGACTCATTGAGAAGTGGCCTTCCGGTCTCTCTGAGACTCTGGTACACGAGCCTCTCATCATTGGTGGCGCTGGACTCCcagaaggaaagaagattGATGCCATGACCGAAATGGTGGACTTGGTGCCGACGATGCTGGAGACATCTGGAATCGGAGAGTCATTCGCTCATAATGGACTGTCGTGGATTCCTCTTCTATGCGGCGATGCCACAACTCACAAACAGTATTCTTTTTCTGAAGGCGGCTTCCTGACTTCCGAGGAGCCAATCCTCGAACAAGCGCCCTACCCCTACGATCTCAAAGCCGGGCTTCAGCACGAGGATACCACGTTGGTCGGAAAGGCTATTTCACTGCGTGATGAAACCTGGACTTATGTATACCGACTGTACGAACCGGCAGAGTTGTATCATCGACACAACGACCCTCATGAGCTTCATAACCTGGCTCATGATCCGGAATATAAAGAACTGGCAGATAAATACGAGAAGGCTACTTTGAAGTGGTTGTTGGAGGGAGCTGATGTCATGCCTTGGACGAAAGATCCGAGATTCCCGGAGGTTAAGTTGAAGAGTCCAAAGGagcagatggaggagaggCTGAAGCAGGTCAAGAGTGATTAG